GCGCGGCAACGGGCTGGCCTGGGCTTCCTTGAGTTGCAGCTTCAGACGCTGGTTCTCCTGGCGCAACCGGGCAAGCTGGGCGCTTTCGCGGGTGTTATCGGCATTCTGCAGTTGTTTGCTCAGTTCTTCCCGCTGCTGCTCGCTGGCCTTCAGGCGCTGCTGCAACTCGGTGATCTGGCTGCCGGCGCTCAACGAAAGTGGCGTGGAATTGCCGCTTTCGGTGCTTTCTTCGCCATGGGCGGGCGCCATGATCGACAACGTGACCAGCATCAGACACAACGGACCCTTGCGCATCGCGACTCCTGTTACCAAATGGATATTGGGCAGGTTGTCGGCCGGCAAACGAGAATAATGAGCGATTGAGAACGCGATGAACCGACAAGGTTCATCGCGCGGGGAAGGATTACGGCAGGACTTGCTTGAACGGCTTCACGACAACGTTGGCGTAGACGCCAGCGGCGATGTACGGATCGGCGTCGGCCCAGGCCTGCGCGGCGCTCAGGGAGTCGAATTCGGCAACGATCAGGCTGCCGGTGAAACCCGCTGCGCCCGGATCAT
This genomic window from Pseudomonas kribbensis contains:
- a CDS encoding translation initiation factor 2, with the translated sequence MRKGPLCLMLVTLSIMAPAHGEESTESGNSTPLSLSAGSQITELQQRLKASEQQREELSKQLQNADNTRESAQLARLRQENQRLKLQLKEAQASPLPRLLTEQQQWFVTGAGVALLALLCGIFASGASRKRRQWLN
- a CDS encoding YciI family protein, which encodes MLYAIIATDVANSLDARLAARPAHLERLQVLKGEGRIVLAGPHPAVDSNDPGAAGFTGSLIVAEFDSLSAAQAWADADPYIAAGVYANVVVKPFKQVLP